In Synergistaceae bacterium, a single genomic region encodes these proteins:
- a CDS encoding flagellar biosynthetic protein FliR has translation MKGLEVPAQLLAVYLLLHLRFVGLVFSSPMFTTSMTPTPFRYLFAVMLTICSVGVIKDDSIPLIYFDSVIFIGVIFVRELLIGIALGFISALPLYALQVAGEQTGSIMGFSMAQVMDPSSMAQTSILGQLHFLAALWFYFRWNGHLLMIQALVETLKLVPPGQISLFPAGDLSLGSWLQQMFILSMRIVLPFYCSLLVSDVGLGFLARTVPQMNIFVVGMPVKVMLGFMVLAAVLPLTMDLIYTQLEKWIEFALSVIRFWRPVV, from the coding sequence GTGAAAGGTCTTGAAGTTCCTGCGCAGTTATTAGCTGTATATTTGCTGCTTCACTTGAGATTCGTGGGGCTGGTGTTCAGTTCGCCTATGTTTACGACTTCAATGACTCCGACCCCTTTTAGATATTTATTTGCGGTAATGCTCACTATCTGTTCAGTTGGAGTCATAAAAGATGATTCAATCCCGTTAATTTATTTCGACAGCGTTATATTTATCGGAGTAATTTTTGTGCGTGAATTATTAATCGGCATTGCATTAGGCTTTATTTCAGCTTTACCCCTTTACGCGTTACAGGTTGCAGGCGAACAGACCGGTTCAATAATGGGATTCTCGATGGCGCAGGTAATGGATCCTTCGTCAATGGCTCAGACTTCAATATTAGGACAGTTACATTTTTTAGCGGCTCTATGGTTTTATTTTCGCTGGAATGGTCATTTATTGATGATTCAGGCGTTAGTCGAGACTTTAAAACTTGTTCCGCCCGGTCAGATTTCGTTATTTCCTGCTGGTGATTTGTCGTTAGGCTCATGGCTTCAGCAAATGTTTATATTGAGTATGCGAATTGTACTCCCGTTTTACTGCTCGTTATTAGTCTCTGATGTCGGACTTGGATTCTTGGCGCGCACTGTACCTCAAATGAATATTTTTGTCGTCGGTATGCCCGTTAAAGTTATGCTCGGATTTATGGTGCTTGCTGCTGTGTTGCCCCTAACGATGGATTTGATTTATACTCAGCTTGAAAAATGGATAGAGTTTGCTTTAAGCGTTATAAGATTTTGGCGGCCAGTTGTATAA
- a CDS encoding flagellar biosynthetic protein FliQ, which produces MPVTTLSLFDILSGAIWTMMAVTLPILLTAMIVGLVIGILQTATSIQEQTLIFIPKILAVFLCIVLLSPFISQRMLVMTREILGQLERFIQ; this is translated from the coding sequence ATGCCTGTTACAACTTTGAGTCTGTTCGATATTCTAAGCGGTGCAATCTGGACAATGATGGCCGTAACTTTGCCGATTTTATTAACTGCTATGATAGTCGGTCTCGTTATAGGAATCTTGCAGACAGCTACGTCAATTCAGGAGCAGACATTAATATTTATCCCGAAAATTTTAGCTGTTTTCTTGTGCATAGTGTTATTATCGCCGTTCATAAGTCAAAGAATGCTGGTTATGACTCGTGAAATACTCGGCCAGCTCGAAAGATTCATACAGTGA
- the fliP gene encoding flagellar type III secretion system pore protein FliP (The bacterial flagellar biogenesis protein FliP forms a type III secretion system (T3SS)-type pore required for flagellar assembly.): MKIGLNRAANFFLALVLILIFCGSSFAATAPARLPLMPPNIPLPTINFGITPADSPRDVALTLQVLALMTVLSLVPAILLMITSFTRIIIVLGFVQRAIGLQQSPPQQVVAGMALFLTMFTMYPTWNNIYQESISPYMSGNINAPQAWQRAREPIRNFMFRYTRQEELSLMVSMSETPRPANQSQVPTRVLIPAFMLSELKTAFQMGVVIYIPFLVVDMVVSSVLLAMGMMMLPPMMISLPFKILLFVMADGWNLVVMSVLKSFTNVP, from the coding sequence ATGAAGATTGGCTTAAATCGAGCAGCTAATTTTTTTCTCGCATTAGTATTGATTCTCATATTTTGCGGGAGTTCATTTGCTGCAACTGCTCCGGCGAGACTGCCATTAATGCCGCCTAATATTCCATTGCCGACCATAAATTTTGGAATTACCCCGGCTGATTCGCCACGTGATGTAGCTTTAACTCTTCAGGTTCTCGCGCTGATGACTGTGTTAAGTCTCGTGCCTGCAATTTTATTAATGATTACGAGCTTTACACGCATTATTATTGTTCTTGGATTCGTGCAGAGGGCTATCGGTCTTCAACAGTCGCCCCCTCAGCAGGTTGTCGCGGGAATGGCTTTATTTCTTACGATGTTTACGATGTATCCGACTTGGAATAATATTTATCAGGAGTCTATATCGCCCTACATGTCAGGAAACATTAACGCCCCTCAAGCATGGCAGCGCGCAAGAGAACCTATACGAAATTTCATGTTCAGATATACACGTCAGGAAGAATTATCGTTGATGGTCTCAATGTCAGAGACTCCAAGACCGGCGAATCAATCTCAAGTCCCGACAAGAGTTTTAATTCCTGCTTTCATGTTGAGCGAACTTAAGACAGCTTTTCAAATGGGAGTAGTAATTTATATCCCGTTTTTAGTCGTTGATATGGTTGTCTCAAGTGTTTTGCTCGCAATGGGTATGATGATGCTTCCGCCTATGATGATTTCTCTGCCGTTCAAGATTCTATTATTCGTGATGGCTGACGGTTGGAATCTCGTCGTAATGAGCGTCTTAAAGAGTTTTACAAATGTTCCGTGA
- a CDS encoding response regulator, translating to MGKKVLIVDDAAFMRMMLKDILTKNDFEVVAEAENGKAGVAAFQKYKPDIITMDITMPEMNGIDAVKAIKALDPSVKIVMVSAMGQQPMVIEAIQAGANDFIVKPFQPERVIEAITKVLS from the coding sequence ATGGGCAAAAAAGTTTTAATAGTCGATGATGCGGCTTTTATGCGTATGATGTTAAAAGATATACTCACTAAGAACGATTTTGAAGTCGTTGCAGAAGCTGAAAACGGGAAGGCAGGAGTCGCAGCTTTCCAAAAGTATAAACCGGATATTATAACGATGGATATTACTATGCCGGAAATGAACGGTATAGACGCTGTCAAAGCAATCAAGGCATTAGATCCCAGCGTTAAAATTGTAATGGTCTCCGCAATGGGTCAGCAGCCTATGGTAATCGAAGCAATTCAAGCCGGAGCAAATGATTTTATCGTCAAGCCCTTCCAGCCCGAAAGAGTCATAGAGGCTATTACAAAGGTGTTGTCGTAA